The following proteins come from a genomic window of Elgaria multicarinata webbii isolate HBS135686 ecotype San Diego chromosome 10, rElgMul1.1.pri, whole genome shotgun sequence:
- the LOC134404472 gene encoding placenta-specific gene 8 protein-like translates to MNPQVIISQPQVVVVQQQSPQWQTDLLDCFSDCGVCLCGTFCTLCLGCQVAADMDECCLCGPTMAMRSLYRTKYGIPGSLLGDFCAVNFCLSCALCQLKRDINKRKDMGIF, encoded by the exons ATGAACCCTCAGGTGATCATAAGTCAGCCCCAGGTCGTGGTGGTCCAGCAACAAAGCCCTCAGTGGCAAACAGATTTACTTGACTGCTTTAGTGACTGTGGAGTAT GCCTCTGTGGGACCTTTTGCACCCTGTGTTTGGGATGCCAAGTTGCTGCAGATATGGATGAATGTTGCCTCTGTGGACCAACCATGGCAATGAGGTCTCTCTACCGGACAAAATATGGCATCCCG ggATCCCTCTTGGGAGACTTCTGCGCTGTCAACTTCTGCCTCTCCTGTGCTCTTTGCCAGCTCAAGAGAGACATCAATAAGAGGAAAGACATGGGGATCTTCTAA